Proteins encoded in a region of the bacterium genome:
- a CDS encoding tetratricopeptide repeat protein, translating into MPDRPGVVTFVLTDIEGSTNLLQHHGDARYAELLDEHRRILRAAFTGQGGREVDTDGDAILVAFSSARAAVVAAVTAQRALLGHPWPTDARLRVRMGVHTGEPVRVAGKYVGLDVHRAVRICNAAHGGQILLSRATLHLVEDALPPEVAVRDLGTHRLKDLREPEHLFQVTHPELEAEFPPLRSFPVERHNLPQELSSFVGRDLERAEVGQLLSTARLVTLTGTGGCGKTRLALRVAAEVVPRYADGVWLVELAPLTDPALVLQTVASTLGVREIPGRPWLSSLTDALRDRTMLLVIDNCEHLIDACAHVIDAILGACPGVGVLATSRESLRIAGERMWRVPSLSLLGSGATATAAAGSEAVRLFLDRAAAVQPSFAITSQNAGAVLEVCRRLDGIPLAIELAAARVAALPVSEIARRLGDQLSLLNQGSRTALPRHRTLQAVMDWGYHLLSGGEQALLRRLAVFAGGWTLEAAEAVCGGRDEAPLAVLDLLTQLVLKSLVLMDEQDANVRYRFLETVRQYSVARLRESGEEAAVRERHLDWFLGLAERAAPELVGSTQAAWFDRLEAEHDNLRAALEWALQSGRTEAGLRLIGAAWRFWFVRGYFAEGRGWLESLLRVGESTPAVVRADALNAAGNLAVFGQGDYAAGRRFYEHGLALWKQTGDGRGVARILGNLAFVAAGEGDPVAERALLDESLALRRELGDQWGVALALHNLGRAAFRHGDYGEAAALLAEALDIWQGHGDKQHIAMALTNLGLVASRQGDYARARALLAEGLVLRRELGDKPGLAYQLEGFAGLAAAQGEAVRAARLFGAAEALREAIAAPLLPSDRPDYDRDVAAARATIPPREFADAWALGRATALDDAIAEAERD; encoded by the coding sequence ATGCCCGATCGTCCAGGTGTCGTGACGTTTGTCCTCACCGACATCGAGGGTTCCACAAATCTGCTGCAGCACCACGGCGACGCCCGCTACGCCGAGCTCCTGGACGAGCACCGGCGAATTCTGCGCGCCGCGTTCACGGGGCAGGGCGGCCGCGAGGTCGACACCGACGGGGACGCGATCCTCGTCGCGTTCTCGAGCGCCCGGGCGGCTGTCGTGGCCGCGGTGACCGCGCAGCGGGCGCTCCTCGGCCACCCGTGGCCGACCGACGCGAGGCTGCGGGTGCGCATGGGCGTGCACACCGGCGAGCCCGTGCGCGTGGCCGGGAAGTATGTCGGCCTGGATGTCCACCGCGCCGTCCGGATCTGCAACGCCGCGCACGGCGGGCAAATCCTCCTCTCGCGTGCGACCCTGCACCTCGTGGAAGATGCGCTGCCGCCCGAGGTCGCGGTCCGCGACCTCGGGACGCACCGGCTCAAGGACTTGCGGGAGCCCGAGCATCTCTTCCAGGTCACGCACCCGGAGCTCGAGGCGGAGTTTCCGCCGCTGCGCTCGTTCCCCGTCGAACGCCACAACCTGCCGCAGGAGCTGTCCAGCTTCGTGGGCCGAGACCTGGAACGCGCCGAGGTCGGCCAGCTGCTATCGACCGCCCGTCTCGTCACGTTGACGGGGACGGGCGGGTGCGGGAAAACGCGGCTTGCGCTGCGCGTCGCCGCAGAGGTCGTGCCGCGCTATGCGGACGGCGTGTGGCTCGTCGAGCTTGCACCGCTGACCGACCCCGCACTGGTCCTGCAGACCGTCGCGTCCACCCTGGGGGTGCGGGAGATCCCCGGCCGGCCCTGGTTGTCGAGCCTGACCGACGCGCTGCGCGACCGGACGATGTTGCTCGTGATCGACAACTGCGAGCACCTGATCGACGCGTGCGCGCACGTGATCGACGCGATCCTGGGCGCGTGCCCCGGCGTGGGGGTGCTGGCCACGAGTCGCGAGTCGCTACGGATCGCGGGAGAGCGGATGTGGCGGGTGCCGTCTCTGTCGCTGCTCGGGTCGGGCGCGACGGCGACCGCCGCGGCGGGGAGCGAAGCGGTGCGGCTGTTTCTGGACCGCGCCGCGGCCGTGCAGCCTTCGTTCGCCATCACGTCCCAGAACGCGGGGGCCGTGCTGGAGGTGTGCCGTCGGCTGGACGGAATCCCGCTTGCGATCGAGTTGGCCGCCGCCCGCGTCGCGGCGCTCCCGGTATCGGAGATTGCACGGCGTCTCGGCGACCAGCTTTCGTTGTTGAACCAGGGGAGCCGGACGGCGCTTCCCCGGCATCGGACCCTGCAAGCGGTCATGGACTGGGGCTATCATCTGCTCTCGGGAGGCGAGCAGGCGCTGCTGCGCCGCCTGGCCGTGTTCGCCGGGGGGTGGACGCTCGAAGCGGCCGAGGCGGTGTGCGGCGGCAGGGACGAGGCGCCCCTTGCGGTGCTGGACCTGCTGACCCAGCTCGTCCTGAAGTCCTTGGTGCTCATGGACGAGCAGGATGCGAACGTGCGCTACCGGTTCCTCGAGACGGTGCGGCAGTACAGCGTGGCCAGGCTCAGGGAGTCGGGCGAGGAGGCGGCCGTGCGCGAGCGCCACCTCGACTGGTTCTTGGGGCTCGCGGAGCGGGCCGCGCCCGAGCTGGTCGGCTCGACGCAGGCGGCATGGTTCGACCGGCTCGAAGCCGAGCACGACAACCTCCGGGCGGCGCTCGAGTGGGCGCTCCAGAGCGGCCGCACCGAGGCGGGGCTGCGCCTGATCGGCGCGGCGTGGCGGTTCTGGTTCGTGCGCGGATACTTTGCCGAGGGCCGCGGATGGCTGGAGTCGCTCTTGCGCGTCGGAGAGAGCACCCCGGCGGTGGTGCGCGCGGATGCGCTCAACGCCGCCGGTAACCTGGCCGTCTTTGGTCAGGGAGACTACGCGGCGGGGCGGCGGTTCTACGAGCACGGCCTCGCGCTGTGGAAGCAGACCGGCGACGGCCGCGGCGTCGCGAGGATCCTGGGCAACTTGGCGTTTGTTGCCGCCGGCGAGGGAGATCCGGTTGCGGAACGCGCGCTTCTCGACGAGAGCCTCGCCCTGCGGCGGGAGCTCGGCGACCAGTGGGGCGTGGCGCTCGCGCTCCACAACCTCGGCCGCGCGGCGTTCCGTCATGGGGACTACGGCGAGGCCGCCGCACTCTTGGCTGAGGCGCTCGACATCTGGCAGGGCCATGGGGACAAGCAGCACATCGCGATGGCGCTCACGAACCTCGGGTTGGTGGCGTCCCGGCAGGGCGACTATGCTCGGGCGCGCGCGCTGCTCGCCGAGGGGCTCGTCTTGCGCCGAGAGCTCGGCGACAAGCCCGGGCTCGCGTACCAACTCGAAGGGTTCGCGGGACTCGCCGCGGCGCAGGGAGAGGCGGTCCGGGCGGCCAGGTTGTTCGGCGCCGCGGAGGCGCTGCGCGAGGCGATCGCGGCGCCGTTGTTGCCGTCCGACCGTCCCGACTACGACCGTGACGTGGCGGCGGCCCGCGCGACGATACCGCCGCGCGAGTTTGCGGACGCGTGGGCGTTGGGACGCGCGACGGCGTTGGACGACGCCATCGCCGAGGCGGAGCGCGACTGA
- a CDS encoding VTT domain-containing protein codes for MHWGLASTLVEPGWLHTLGTWSRVTIDHVRTAAVQWGPWAPATSILVTIVNTFLPFPTDLIIVTNGAVFGFWNGLLVSIAGAMGSACLAFGIARLVGRAVAQRVVPAGAMEWVDNTVEQGGWGAVLLIQFIPLLPYSLLNFALGLTSVRWTTFLWATAVSILPTDILLVALGYGVAEARTVLYWTVAALVLLALVTIWLRYRLARLLKIPTKWAGTSSS; via the coding sequence GTGCACTGGGGTCTCGCATCGACTCTGGTCGAGCCCGGGTGGCTCCATACGCTCGGCACCTGGTCTCGGGTCACCATCGACCACGTCCGGACGGCCGCCGTGCAGTGGGGCCCATGGGCGCCTGCGACATCGATCCTCGTCACCATCGTCAATACCTTTCTCCCTTTTCCGACCGATCTGATCATCGTGACGAACGGGGCCGTGTTCGGGTTTTGGAACGGCCTACTCGTGTCGATCGCCGGTGCAATGGGAAGTGCGTGTCTCGCCTTTGGGATCGCGCGCCTGGTGGGGCGCGCGGTGGCTCAGCGTGTCGTGCCCGCGGGTGCGATGGAATGGGTCGACAACACGGTGGAACAAGGGGGGTGGGGAGCCGTTCTCTTGATTCAGTTCATCCCGCTCCTACCGTATAGCCTGTTGAATTTCGCGCTCGGTCTGACGTCCGTCCGGTGGACGACGTTCCTGTGGGCGACTGCCGTGAGCATTCTGCCGACCGACATCCTTCTCGTCGCGCTGGGATACGGTGTTGCGGAGGCCCGAACTGTTCTCTACTGGACGGTCGCCGCGCTCGTGCTCCTCGCGCTAGTGACGATCTGGCTTCGGTATCGGCTCGCGCGGCTGTTGAAGATCCCAACGAAATGGGCTGGTACGTCATCGTCATGA
- a CDS encoding peptidylprolyl isomerase, producing MQRVFMLSLLGVLVVLPVRVAAAPTAAHDPAESEVHEMSAPQAATNTAPQNPIAIIHTTAGDMRCELYPGKAPLAVANFIGLATGDKDWTNPATGKIEHHRPMYDGVIFHRVIPGFMIQGGDPLGTGTGGPGYKFQDELHTDLLFDRPGRLAMANAGPNTNGSQFFITEEAQPGLNPQNGAGYTIFGQCDDKAVALVKKIARMPRDARDRPLQPVKIVHIEIVKPVKSN from the coding sequence ATGCAGCGGGTGTTCATGCTGTCGTTGCTCGGCGTTCTTGTGGTGCTGCCTGTTCGCGTCGCGGCTGCTCCGACCGCAGCGCACGATCCTGCCGAAAGCGAGGTGCACGAGATGTCGGCGCCCCAAGCTGCGACGAACACCGCGCCCCAGAACCCGATCGCGATCATCCACACGACGGCCGGGGACATGCGGTGCGAGCTCTACCCCGGCAAAGCACCCCTGGCCGTGGCAAATTTCATCGGGTTGGCCACCGGGGACAAGGATTGGACGAACCCTGCGACGGGCAAGATCGAGCATCATCGGCCGATGTACGACGGGGTCATCTTCCACCGAGTGATTCCGGGGTTCATGATCCAGGGCGGCGATCCACTCGGGACCGGCACGGGCGGTCCGGGCTACAAGTTTCAGGACGAGCTGCACACCGATCTGCTTTTTGACCGTCCCGGACGGCTGGCCATGGCCAACGCCGGCCCCAACACGAACGGGTCGCAGTTCTTCATCACCGAGGAAGCGCAGCCCGGCCTGAACCCCCAGAACGGTGCCGGCTACACCATCTTCGGTCAGTGCGACGACAAGGCGGTCGCGCTGGTCAAGAAGATCGCACGCATGCCCCGGGATGCGCGCGATCGCCCGCTTCAGCCGGTCAAGATCGTGCACATCGAGATCGTGAAGCCCGTCAAGAGCAATTGA
- a CDS encoding threonine/serine dehydratase, producing the protein MGEPAVLSPASLDEIRAAQARIAGSAIRTPLIPLNLEGAPAKIYLKLENLQPIGSFKLRGAGNAIRRADPQSLRRGIWTASAGNMAQAVAWYARQVGVDCTVVVPDHAPAIKLEAITRLGARPIKVPVARWLEVFRTRQFEGLEGFFVHPFSDAAVIAGNGTVGIEILEDLPRVDAVVVPYGGGGLACGIACALRALSPATKMFAAEVATAAPLAPSMAAGHPVTVDYVASFVDGIGTPALFPEMWELARRLLDGAIVASLDQIAAAIRLLVERHHIVAEGAGASGVAAALTGAAGSGTVVCIVSGGNIDVRKLTTILEGHTPAG; encoded by the coding sequence ATGGGTGAGCCTGCTGTATTGAGCCCCGCATCGCTGGACGAGATTCGCGCGGCACAGGCGCGGATTGCCGGAAGCGCCATCCGTACTCCACTGATTCCCCTGAACCTCGAGGGCGCTCCCGCGAAGATCTACCTGAAGCTGGAGAACCTGCAGCCCATCGGATCGTTCAAGCTGCGGGGAGCGGGGAACGCGATCAGACGGGCAGATCCGCAATCGCTGCGGCGCGGCATTTGGACGGCGAGCGCCGGCAACATGGCGCAGGCGGTCGCCTGGTATGCGCGGCAGGTCGGCGTGGACTGCACGGTCGTGGTCCCGGATCATGCCCCGGCGATCAAACTCGAGGCGATCACCCGACTGGGGGCGCGCCCGATCAAGGTACCGGTCGCCCGGTGGCTCGAAGTGTTTCGGACGCGGCAGTTCGAGGGGCTGGAGGGGTTCTTCGTGCACCCGTTCAGCGACGCGGCGGTGATCGCCGGGAACGGGACGGTCGGAATCGAGATCCTGGAGGATCTGCCGCGCGTGGACGCCGTGGTCGTCCCCTACGGCGGCGGCGGGCTGGCCTGCGGCATCGCCTGTGCGCTGCGCGCCCTGAGCCCCGCCACCAAGATGTTCGCGGCCGAGGTTGCGACTGCGGCCCCGCTCGCCCCATCGATGGCGGCCGGGCACCCGGTCACCGTGGACTACGTTGCGAGCTTCGTGGACGGGATCGGGACTCCGGCGCTCTTTCCCGAGATGTGGGAACTGGCCCGCCGGCTCCTCGACGGCGCGATCGTGGCGTCGCTCGACCAGATCGCCGCGGCGATCCGCCTGCTGGTCGAACGGCACCACATCGTGGCGGAGGGTGCGGGCGCGTCCGGGGTCGCGGCCGCGTTGACGGGTGCAGCAGGGAGCGGTACCGTCGTGTGCATCGTGTCCGGGGGCAACATCGACGTGCGCAAGCTGACCACGATCTTGGAGGGGCACACGCCGGCGGGTTGA
- a CDS encoding amidohydrolase family protein, with product MIVDVHAHFYPDGYMDALTRGPEPYALTQDALGRTILALHGERIVTMTAQMTSPERRIEEMAKLGVDLQVVSITIPSVYIGPATRRRDLARRANDGIAEFVGRHPRHFAGLASLPLPDPGAAVTELERAVTELGLVGALIGSNVDGRYLDDPAFFPLYERAQALDVPLLVHPMPPALPDATFAPGLVPLLGFVFNTSASVARMVFAGVFERLPRLSVVVGHLGGTLPYLMQRLDNGYHAYPEIRDRIPQPPSHYLRRLYYDTVSFSVPSLQCALGTVGAEQLVMGTDYPHVIGDVAGAFDTIRALDLSPAAVDGIMGGTAARLFLRPARR from the coding sequence GTGATCGTGGACGTGCACGCGCACTTCTACCCCGACGGCTACATGGACGCGCTCACCCGGGGTCCGGAGCCGTACGCGCTGACGCAGGACGCGCTCGGCCGCACGATCCTCGCGCTGCACGGCGAACGCATCGTCACGATGACCGCGCAGATGACCAGCCCGGAGCGGCGCATCGAGGAGATGGCGAAGCTCGGCGTCGACCTTCAGGTCGTGTCCATTACGATCCCGAGCGTGTACATCGGGCCGGCGACGCGGCGCCGCGACCTGGCGCGGCGGGCCAACGACGGCATCGCCGAGTTCGTCGGCCGCCATCCCCGTCACTTCGCGGGCCTGGCGAGCCTGCCGCTTCCGGACCCCGGCGCCGCGGTCACGGAGTTGGAGCGGGCGGTGACCGAACTCGGGCTGGTCGGCGCCCTGATCGGCAGCAACGTGGACGGCCGGTATCTCGACGACCCGGCGTTCTTCCCGCTGTATGAGCGCGCCCAGGCGCTCGACGTCCCGCTCCTCGTGCACCCGATGCCGCCCGCGTTGCCGGATGCCACATTTGCGCCGGGCCTCGTGCCGCTCCTCGGCTTCGTGTTCAACACCTCCGCGAGCGTCGCGCGGATGGTATTCGCCGGCGTCTTCGAGCGGCTGCCGCGTCTCAGTGTGGTGGTCGGGCACCTCGGGGGGACGTTGCCCTACCTGATGCAGCGTCTCGACAACGGGTATCACGCCTACCCGGAGATCCGCGACCGCATCCCGCAGCCGCCGAGTCACTACCTACGGCGGTTGTACTACGACACGGTGTCGTTCTCGGTCCCGTCGCTCCAGTGCGCCCTGGGTACGGTGGGCGCCGAGCAGCTCGTGATGGGCACCGACTATCCGCACGTCATCGGCGACGTCGCCGGTGCCTTCGACACGATTAGGGCGCTCGATCTCTCCCCCGCCGCTGTCGACGGCATCATGGGCGGAACGGCCGCGCGCCTCTTCCTGCGCCCGGCGCGGCGGTAG
- a CDS encoding putative glycolipid-binding domain-containing protein, whose translation MDGRHVEGAAGGGATPLRAVVWRRHRDNASLEYAVLSQLKTGYEITGEIVTAHEGEPLRVAYRLRCGPDWRSRALTIEQRRGSRASTLRLSVGVGGRWRMNGEQVHGLAGCTDVDLALSPSTNALPINRLRLAVGEKAEIVAAWVLVPGLEVVPARQSYERRAERTYRYESRDSGFRADVEVDEFGLPIRYQDIWERIAEGS comes from the coding sequence ATGGATGGAAGACACGTAGAGGGCGCTGCGGGTGGCGGGGCGACGCCGCTCCGAGCCGTCGTCTGGCGGCGTCACCGGGACAATGCGAGCCTGGAGTACGCCGTGCTCTCGCAACTCAAGACGGGCTACGAGATCACGGGCGAGATCGTGACCGCGCACGAAGGAGAACCGCTGCGGGTGGCCTACCGGCTTCGATGCGGACCGGACTGGCGATCGCGCGCGCTCACCATCGAACAGCGCCGCGGGTCGAGGGCGTCGACGTTGCGCCTTTCGGTTGGTGTAGGCGGTCGGTGGCGCATGAACGGGGAGCAGGTCCATGGACTCGCGGGGTGCACGGACGTCGACTTGGCCCTCAGCCCTTCCACGAACGCCCTGCCGATCAACCGCCTCCGGCTCGCGGTCGGCGAGAAGGCCGAGATCGTGGCCGCCTGGGTGTTGGTCCCGGGCCTGGAGGTGGTGCCGGCCAGGCAATCCTACGAACGCCGGGCCGAACGGACCTACCGATACGAGAGTCGGGACAGCGGGTTCCGCGCGGACGTCGAGGTCGACGAGTTCGGTCTCCCGATCCGCTATCAGGACATCTGGGAGCGCATCGCCGAAGGGTCTTGA